The following coding sequences are from one Mycoplasma mycoides subsp. capri window:
- a CDS encoding thymidine phosphorylase, translating to MFTFADIIEKKKHNIELTEQEISWLINSYTKGEITDYQMASFCMATYFTDMTAKETAYLTKAYIESGDRYDLSKVSGFKADKHSTGGVGDKTSLVYAPLVASYGIKVCKLSGRGLGKTGGTIDKLESFPGWKCEVTNDEFVDVINKTNMSIIAQSDNIVPADKKIYALRDVTGTIDSMPLIVASIMSKKMIVENDGLILDVKTGNGAFMTTIEDAKDLANRMIEVGKQYNRKVAVVLTNMEKPLGRAMGNALEVKEAWETLNGNGPSDFNELIATLVGITLLQAKVFADLNEAKQDVLKKLKSKEAAHYLKDFVIAQGGDWSVLENYDKHFSCKNKLEIKATNSGYIRYKRAEEIGMILIEIGAGRFKKTDKIDHGAGIYFDKQYGDYVNAGDTIMTLYTNREINPKWEKEIHESYELLEQQPVKKVIWEIISEDVK from the coding sequence ATGTTTACATTTGCAGATATAATAGAAAAAAAGAAACATAATATAGAATTAACTGAACAAGAAATCTCTTGATTAATTAATAGTTATACAAAAGGTGAAATTACTGATTATCAAATGGCTAGTTTTTGCATGGCTACTTATTTTACAGATATGACAGCTAAAGAAACTGCTTATTTAACTAAAGCTTATATTGAATCTGGAGATAGATATGATTTATCTAAAGTTAGTGGTTTTAAAGCAGATAAACACTCAACTGGAGGAGTTGGAGATAAAACTAGTTTAGTTTATGCACCACTAGTTGCAAGTTATGGAATTAAAGTATGTAAATTATCTGGAAGAGGTTTAGGAAAAACTGGTGGAACTATTGATAAATTAGAATCATTTCCAGGATGAAAATGTGAAGTTACAAATGATGAGTTTGTAGATGTAATTAATAAAACAAATATGAGCATTATTGCTCAATCAGATAATATTGTTCCAGCTGATAAAAAAATTTATGCCTTAAGAGATGTAACAGGAACAATAGATTCAATGCCTTTAATTGTTGCTTCAATTATGAGTAAAAAAATGATTGTTGAAAATGATGGTTTAATATTAGATGTTAAAACTGGTAATGGTGCATTTATGACAACAATTGAAGATGCTAAAGATTTAGCTAATCGTATGATTGAAGTTGGAAAACAATATAATAGAAAAGTAGCTGTAGTTTTAACTAATATGGAAAAACCATTAGGTAGAGCTATGGGAAATGCTTTAGAAGTTAAAGAAGCTTGAGAAACTTTAAATGGTAATGGACCTAGTGATTTTAATGAACTAATTGCAACTCTAGTTGGAATTACTTTATTACAAGCTAAAGTATTTGCTGATTTAAATGAAGCTAAACAAGATGTTTTAAAGAAATTAAAATCAAAAGAAGCTGCACATTATCTAAAAGACTTTGTAATTGCTCAAGGTGGAGATTGAAGTGTTTTAGAAAATTATGATAAACACTTTAGTTGTAAAAATAAACTAGAAATTAAAGCAACAAATAGTGGATATATTAGATATAAAAGAGCTGAAGAAATCGGAATGATTTTAATAGAAATTGGTGCTGGAAGATTTAAAAAAACAGATAAAATTGATCATGGAGCTGGAATTTATTTTGATAAGCAATATGGTGATTATGTTAATGCTGGCGATACAATTATGACTCTTTATACAAATAGAGAAATTAATCCAAAATGAGAAAAAGAAATACATGAGTCATACGAATTACTAGAGCAACAGCCCGTCAAAAAAGTGATCTGAGAAATCATATCTGAAGATGTGAAATAA